The Staphylococcus carnosus genome has a segment encoding these proteins:
- a CDS encoding DedA family protein, whose translation MEKMVEQFIDQFGYLGVFLLIALENIFPPIPSELILTFSGFLTLHSNMNIIGVIIAATLGSVFGAIVLYFIGRFLSIERLQKLANGKTGKILRFKASDLDKATGWFDNHGKKIVFFARFIPVIRSLISIPAGTTNMPLISFLILTTLGTLIWNTVLVILGQQAGEAWPKISAAFDSFSSIVLIVLIILLIIGIIYFVKKRFSKSKYD comes from the coding sequence ATGGAAAAAATGGTCGAGCAATTTATCGATCAATTTGGTTACCTCGGTGTTTTCTTGCTAATAGCTTTAGAAAACATTTTTCCACCCATTCCATCAGAGTTAATCTTAACATTCAGCGGTTTTTTAACATTACATTCTAATATGAATATTATTGGCGTGATTATTGCTGCAACACTTGGTTCTGTATTTGGGGCGATCGTACTGTATTTTATTGGGCGCTTTTTATCTATAGAGCGATTACAGAAGTTAGCAAACGGTAAAACTGGTAAAATACTGCGCTTTAAAGCAAGTGATTTAGACAAAGCAACTGGTTGGTTCGATAATCATGGTAAAAAAATTGTCTTTTTTGCACGGTTTATTCCAGTTATCAGAAGTTTAATTTCAATACCTGCAGGAACAACTAATATGCCGCTGATTTCATTTTTAATATTAACTACACTTGGAACGCTGATTTGGAATACAGTGCTCGTTATACTTGGACAACAAGCTGGAGAAGCATGGCCGAAAATTTCCGCTGCTTTCGATTCTTTCTCAAGTATTGTACTTATTGTCTTAATTATTTTACTTATTATCGGTATTATATATTTTGTGAAGAAACGCTTCAGCAAGTCTAAATATGACTAG
- a CDS encoding NADPH-dependent FMN reductase, with protein sequence MKGLIIVGSARVNSHTKALAQYLKGQLEEKGVETDIFDLADQPIHTLDVSGASNPPDEYKKNVEELQSKAREADFIILGTPNYHGSYSGILKNALDHLTMDDFKMKPVGLMGNSGGIVSAEPLSHLRLIVRTLLGIAVPTQIATHDSDYGKLDDGSFYLQDEEFQLRSRLFVEQIVSFAESRPYEHLK encoded by the coding sequence ATGAAAGGCTTAATTATTGTAGGAAGTGCACGTGTAAATTCACATACTAAAGCACTTGCGCAATACTTAAAAGGACAATTAGAAGAAAAAGGTGTTGAAACAGACATTTTTGATTTGGCGGATCAGCCAATTCATACATTAGATGTATCAGGAGCAAGTAATCCACCTGATGAATATAAGAAAAATGTAGAGGAACTGCAATCGAAAGCACGTGAAGCTGATTTTATCATTTTAGGAACACCAAACTATCACGGCTCTTATTCAGGTATTTTAAAAAATGCACTTGACCATTTAACAATGGATGATTTCAAGATGAAACCTGTTGGTTTAATGGGTAATAGTGGAGGTATTGTCAGCGCTGAACCATTATCTCACTTGCGTTTGATTGTACGTACATTGCTTGGTATTGCGGTGCCGACGCAAATCGCGACACATGATTCTGATTATGGAAAACTTGATGACGGCTCTTTCTATTTACAAGATGAAGAATTCCAATTACGTTCTCGCCTATTTGTAGAACAAATTGTATCATTTGCGGAAAGCCGTCCGTATGAACACCTAAAATAA
- the hxlB gene encoding 6-phospho-3-hexuloisomerase, translated as MTELRYQLILDELKNTLGHVKNEEVEQFENEVRDAKNIFTAGKGRSGYVANSFAMRLNQLGKASHVIGGATTPSIHKGDLFIVISGSGSTEHLRLLADKAKGEDAKVVLITTKPDSKIGEIADTVIELPAGTKYDAEGSEQPLGSLFEQSAQIFLDAVVLDLMEIFNIDETAMQQNHANLE; from the coding sequence ATGACTGAATTACGTTATCAGCTCATTTTAGATGAATTGAAAAATACACTTGGTCACGTTAAAAATGAAGAAGTGGAACAATTCGAAAATGAAGTACGTGATGCCAAAAACATTTTTACCGCAGGTAAAGGACGTTCAGGTTACGTTGCAAACAGTTTTGCGATGCGTTTGAACCAGCTCGGCAAAGCATCACATGTAATTGGCGGTGCAACAACACCTTCTATCCATAAAGGTGATTTGTTTATCGTCATTTCCGGCTCAGGCAGTACTGAACATTTACGTCTATTAGCTGACAAAGCTAAAGGCGAAGATGCAAAAGTTGTTTTAATCACAACAAAGCCTGATTCTAAAATCGGTGAAATTGCAGATACTGTTATTGAATTGCCGGCAGGCACAAAATATGATGCTGAAGGTTCAGAACAACCACTCGGCAGTTTATTCGAACAATCTGCACAAATTTTCTTAGACGCTGTGGTCCTTGATTTGATGGAAATTTTCAATATTGATGAAACAGCTATGCAGCAAAATCATGCAAATTTAGAGTAA
- the bshB2 gene encoding bacillithiol biosynthesis deacetylase BshB2 — protein sequence MSEESQVLVIFPHPDDETFSSAGTLARYIDNGVPVTYACLTLGQMGRNLGNPPFATRESLPEIREHELEEAAKAIGIKDLRKMGYRDKTVEFEPYEKIDGMVQSLIEELRPSLIISFYPGYAVHPDHEATADAVVRTVGRMPKDERPRLQLVAFSNDAIDELGEPDVVNDISEYRDTKLNAFKAHASQSGPFLQQLAEPQVPDEAKGFLEQEAYWTYKFES from the coding sequence ATGTCAGAGGAAAGCCAAGTATTAGTTATTTTTCCGCATCCTGACGATGAGACGTTCTCATCAGCAGGAACTCTAGCACGTTATATTGATAATGGCGTGCCTGTAACATACGCTTGTTTGACGCTTGGTCAAATGGGACGTAATTTGGGGAATCCGCCTTTTGCGACACGTGAATCACTGCCGGAAATTCGTGAACACGAATTAGAAGAAGCCGCAAAAGCAATTGGCATCAAAGATTTACGCAAAATGGGTTATCGTGATAAAACAGTAGAATTCGAACCTTATGAAAAAATCGATGGAATGGTACAGTCTTTGATTGAAGAACTTCGTCCTTCATTGATTATTTCATTTTATCCAGGTTATGCTGTTCACCCTGACCACGAAGCTACAGCAGATGCTGTTGTTCGTACAGTAGGCCGTATGCCGAAAGATGAGCGACCACGTTTGCAATTGGTTGCTTTCAGCAATGATGCCATTGATGAATTAGGAGAACCTGATGTTGTCAATGATATCAGTGAATACAGAGATACAAAGTTAAATGCATTTAAAGCACATGCATCACAGTCTGGTCCGTTCTTGCAACAATTAGCAGAACCGCAAGTACCAGACGAAGCCAAAGGTTTCTTAGAACAAGAAGCCTATTGGACATATAAATTTGAATCATAA
- a CDS encoding DUF423 domain-containing protein — MKTFLALGAGAAALSIATGAFGAHALEGKLSEHYLDVWQKATQYEMYHSLGLIGIGILSGTTKMKLKAAGWMMFGGIVIFSGSLYVLSLTQIKPLGAITPIGGVLFIASWVTLLVQALKIKK; from the coding sequence ATGAAAACATTTTTAGCTCTTGGCGCAGGGGCAGCAGCGTTATCCATTGCGACAGGTGCTTTTGGTGCCCATGCTTTAGAAGGCAAACTATCAGAACATTATTTAGATGTTTGGCAAAAAGCCACACAATACGAAATGTATCATAGTTTAGGATTAATCGGTATTGGTATTTTAAGTGGTACTACAAAAATGAAATTAAAAGCAGCAGGTTGGATGATGTTTGGCGGCATTGTTATCTTCAGTGGTTCACTTTATGTATTGTCATTGACACAAATTAAACCACTTGGTGCCATTACGCCAATCGGCGGTGTACTTTTCATCGCTTCATGGGTAACATTACTCGTACAAGCACTAAAAATTAAAAAATAA
- a CDS encoding YojF family protein has protein sequence MEPIEYEKVQGLLESYVDQPVYLHVETTNGAYANHFDQRVFNAGTFLRNIKVVFEHAKLKGGGKDPFRVGLKLQDNGWVYVQGLTHYEVNENNEFLLAGFNYEGQLAATLEISTVPFQL, from the coding sequence GTGGAACCGATTGAATACGAAAAAGTACAAGGTTTACTTGAATCGTATGTAGACCAGCCGGTTTATCTGCATGTCGAAACAACAAATGGGGCATATGCAAATCATTTTGATCAACGTGTCTTTAATGCAGGAACTTTTTTAAGGAATATAAAAGTAGTTTTTGAACATGCAAAACTGAAAGGCGGGGGCAAAGATCCATTCAGAGTAGGTTTAAAGCTGCAAGATAATGGCTGGGTTTATGTACAAGGTTTAACACATTATGAAGTTAATGAAAATAATGAGTTTTTATTAGCAGGATTTAATTATGAAGGACAGTTAGCAGCAACTTTAGAAATCAGCACTGTTCCTTTCCAATTATAA
- the folE2 gene encoding GTP cyclohydrolase FolE2, whose product MSEFDLTTREGRWRHFGSVDPIEGTKPTVKEEMTDLQSTHKDFLFEIEEVGIKNLVYPVVIDNYQTAGTFAFSTSLTREEKGINMSRILESVEKHYDNGLELSFNNLEAVLHTLEKHMKQSSAGVDVSGKWFFNRYSPVTNIKAVGNADVTYGLAVAGDQVTRKELTVQATVTTLCPCSKEISEYSAHNQRGVITVKMYIDPSATLPTDYKEVILDAMEANASSILYPILKRPDEKRVTERAYENPRFVEDLIRLIAADLVELDWAEGFDIECRNEESIHQHDAFAKLKYRK is encoded by the coding sequence ATGAGTGAATTTGATTTAACAACACGTGAAGGTCGTTGGAGACACTTCGGTTCTGTTGATCCAATAGAAGGTACAAAGCCTACCGTTAAAGAAGAAATGACCGACTTACAAAGCACGCACAAAGATTTTTTGTTTGAAATAGAAGAAGTAGGTATCAAAAATTTAGTTTATCCAGTCGTTATTGATAATTACCAAACAGCGGGTACATTTGCCTTTTCTACAAGTTTGACGCGTGAAGAAAAAGGCATCAACATGAGCCGTATTTTAGAAAGTGTTGAGAAACATTATGATAATGGTTTGGAACTATCATTTAACAATTTAGAAGCTGTTTTGCATACTCTAGAAAAACATATGAAACAAAGTTCAGCTGGTGTAGATGTATCTGGTAAATGGTTCTTTAACCGCTATAGCCCAGTTACTAATATAAAAGCAGTAGGGAATGCAGATGTAACATATGGTTTAGCTGTTGCAGGCGATCAAGTGACACGTAAAGAATTGACAGTTCAAGCCACAGTTACAACATTATGCCCATGTTCAAAAGAAATCAGTGAATACTCAGCACATAATCAACGCGGTGTAATCACTGTGAAAATGTACATCGACCCTTCAGCAACTTTACCGACAGACTATAAAGAGGTTATTTTAGATGCTATGGAAGCCAATGCCAGCTCTATTTTATATCCGATTTTAAAACGTCCGGATGAAAAAAGAGTGACAGAACGTGCTTATGAAAATCCACGCTTTGTCGAAGATTTAATTCGTTTAATCGCAGCTGATTTAGTCGAATTAGACTGGGCAGAAGGATTTGACATTGAATGTCGTAATGAAGAATCTATTCATCAGCATGATGCATTTGCTAAATTAAAATATAGAAAATAA
- the hxlA gene encoding 3-hexulose-6-phosphate synthase: MELQLAIDLLNKEEAAELANKVKDYVDIVEIGTPIIYNEGLPSVQYMDEHIDGVKVLADMKIMDAADYEVSQAVKFGADVVTILGVAEDASIKAAIEEAHKNDKQLLVDMIAVQDIEKRAKELDEMGADYIAVHIGYDLQAEGKSPLEDLHKVKSVIKNSKVAVAGGIKPDTIKDIVAEGPDLVIVGGGIANADDPVEAAKACRDAVKGE, translated from the coding sequence TTGGAACTACAATTAGCAATTGATTTATTAAATAAAGAAGAAGCTGCAGAATTAGCTAATAAAGTGAAAGATTATGTCGATATCGTAGAAATCGGTACTCCTATCATATATAACGAAGGCTTGCCATCTGTTCAATATATGGATGAGCATATTGATGGTGTAAAAGTCCTTGCAGACATGAAAATCATGGATGCAGCAGATTATGAAGTCAGCCAAGCTGTTAAATTCGGCGCTGATGTTGTAACAATCTTAGGTGTAGCTGAAGATGCTTCAATCAAAGCTGCTATCGAAGAAGCACACAAAAATGACAAACAATTATTAGTAGATATGATTGCTGTGCAAGATATTGAAAAACGTGCGAAAGAATTAGATGAAATGGGTGCTGACTATATTGCAGTACACATCGGTTATGACTTGCAAGCTGAAGGTAAATCTCCTTTAGAAGACTTGCACAAAGTTAAATCTGTTATCAAAAATTCTAAAGTTGCGGTTGCTGGCGGTATTAAACCAGACACTATCAAAGATATCGTAGCTGAAGGTCCAGACTTAGTCATCGTCGGTGGCGGTATTGCAAATGCTGACGATCCTGTAGAAGCTGCGAAAGCTTGCCGTGACGCAGTTAAGGGTGAATAA
- a CDS encoding APC family permease: protein MGQKNKENIHKKVDRGDLQQNLSEKFVWAIAYGSCIGWGSFILPGDWIKQSGSISAAIGITIGALLMIIIAVSYGALVEHFPVSGGAFAFSYLSFGRYVSFFSSWFLTFGYICVVALNATAFSLLLKFMMPSVLEHGKLYTIAGWDVYLTEIIIATVLLLVFMLITIRGAHVSGSLQYYFCVAMVIVVLLMFFGSFFGKDFSFSNLQPLTAKHEGWFTSIIMIVAVAPWAYVGFDNIPQTAEEFSFSPNKTFKLIVYSLLAAAGTYVLMILYTAWLGKSGSSLNGNLWVTGAVTKQAFGYVGLSVLAIAIIMGIFTGLNGFLMSASRLLFSMGRSGIMPRVFSKLHPVYKTPYVAIIFLVALTLIAPWLGRTALTWIVDMSSTGVSVAYLITCLSAAKLFSYNKASNTYAPVYKTFAIIGSVFAAIFLGLLLIPGSPAALSMPSYIALAGWLILGLIFFIVRYPKLKRINKDELSRLILDTSQAKVESMIDEPDSDKEASTKQSEIK, encoded by the coding sequence ATGGGACAGAAAAATAAAGAAAATATCCATAAAAAAGTAGATCGTGGAGATTTACAGCAAAACCTATCAGAAAAATTCGTTTGGGCTATAGCATATGGCTCATGTATCGGTTGGGGTTCTTTTATCCTTCCGGGTGACTGGATTAAACAATCCGGTTCCATTTCCGCAGCTATTGGTATTACAATAGGCGCTTTACTAATGATAATTATCGCTGTAAGTTACGGCGCACTTGTTGAACATTTTCCGGTTTCCGGTGGGGCATTTGCGTTTAGTTACTTAAGTTTCGGTCGTTATGTCAGTTTCTTCTCTTCTTGGTTTCTGACATTTGGTTATATTTGTGTTGTAGCCTTAAATGCCACCGCGTTTAGTTTGCTTTTGAAATTCATGATGCCAAGTGTATTAGAGCATGGTAAGCTCTATACGATTGCTGGTTGGGACGTCTATTTGACTGAAATTATTATTGCAACAGTATTATTACTTGTATTTATGTTAATTACGATTCGTGGCGCACACGTATCAGGAAGCTTGCAGTATTATTTCTGTGTTGCAATGGTTATTGTCGTATTATTGATGTTCTTTGGTTCATTCTTCGGCAAAGATTTTTCATTCAGTAATTTACAGCCTTTAACAGCAAAACATGAAGGTTGGTTTACATCTATCATTATGATTGTGGCTGTTGCGCCATGGGCATATGTTGGATTTGATAACATTCCGCAAACAGCAGAAGAATTCAGTTTTTCACCGAATAAAACATTTAAATTAATCGTATACAGTTTACTTGCAGCCGCAGGTACATATGTTTTAATGATTTTATATACTGCATGGTTAGGTAAAAGTGGTTCAAGCTTAAACGGAAACCTTTGGGTTACAGGCGCAGTCACTAAGCAAGCATTTGGCTATGTTGGACTCTCTGTATTAGCAATTGCGATTATTATGGGGATTTTTACTGGCTTGAATGGATTTTTAATGAGCGCTAGTAGATTGCTTTTCTCAATGGGACGTTCAGGCATAATGCCTCGTGTCTTCAGCAAATTGCATCCGGTGTATAAAACGCCTTATGTTGCGATTATATTCTTAGTTGCATTGACATTGATTGCACCGTGGCTTGGTCGTACTGCACTTACTTGGATTGTCGATATGTCATCAACAGGTGTATCAGTAGCATATTTAATTACTTGTTTATCAGCAGCAAAATTATTCAGTTATAACAAAGCCAGCAATACTTACGCGCCTGTATATAAAACATTTGCGATTATTGGCTCGGTATTCGCTGCTATCTTCTTAGGATTATTGTTAATTCCAGGATCACCTGCTGCATTGTCTATGCCATCTTATATTGCATTGGCTGGTTGGTTGATACTTGGTCTTATATTCTTTATTGTTCGTTATCCTAAATTGAAGAGAATCAATAAAGATGAGTTAAGTCGATTAATCTTAGACACAAGCCAAGCAAAAGTGGAGTCTATGATTGATGAGCCAGATTCAGATAAAGAAGCTTCTACAAAGCAAAGTGAGATTAAATAA
- the nagB gene encoding glucosamine-6-phosphate deaminase: protein MKIINLGNRHDASFYAACELFNQITRNPKSKLGLATGGTMVDVYANFVNLLKMNDVDVSNVETFNLDEYVGLSQTHPESYHHYMQKVLFEQYPYFTANNIHVPIGDAADLDDEAKRYEAMVRERGPVDIQILGIGENGHIGFNEPGTSKESETRVVDLTESTIRANSRYFDTEEEVPKQAVSMGLSTIMSAKRIILLAFGEKKKDAITKLASGIEDADVPATILYEHPNVEIYVDEAAAPDDMGRED, encoded by the coding sequence TTGAAAATTATTAATTTAGGTAATCGTCATGACGCTTCATTTTATGCAGCATGCGAATTATTCAATCAAATCACACGCAATCCTAAGAGCAAACTAGGATTAGCAACGGGCGGTACAATGGTAGATGTCTATGCAAATTTCGTGAATTTATTAAAAATGAACGATGTAGACGTTTCAAATGTAGAAACGTTCAACTTAGATGAATATGTCGGATTATCACAAACTCATCCTGAAAGTTACCATCACTATATGCAGAAAGTATTGTTTGAACAATATCCTTATTTCACTGCAAATAATATCCATGTTCCTATTGGTGATGCAGCTGACTTAGACGATGAAGCAAAACGCTATGAAGCTATGGTGCGCGAACGGGGACCTGTAGATATTCAAATACTTGGTATTGGCGAAAATGGACATATCGGTTTTAATGAGCCTGGAACATCCAAAGAAAGTGAAACACGTGTCGTAGATTTAACTGAAAGTACAATTCGTGCAAATAGCCGCTATTTTGATACAGAAGAGGAAGTACCTAAGCAAGCAGTTTCTATGGGTTTATCTACAATTATGTCAGCAAAACGTATTATCTTGCTTGCTTTTGGAGAGAAAAAGAAAGATGCCATTACAAAATTAGCAAGTGGTATTGAAGATGCAGATGTACCTGCTACTATCTTGTATGAGCACCCGAATGTAGAAATTTATGTTGATGAGGCAGCTGCTCCAGATGATATGGGACGCGAAGACTAG
- a CDS encoding uracil-DNA glycosylase translates to MNWSEVFHDITNRHDFKEMHDFLDKEYSTKTVYPDKENIYQAFDLTPFDKVKVVIIGQDPYHGPKQAHGLAFSVQPEGKFPPSLRNMYKELEDDIGCKRTVSHLQDWAREGVLLLNTVLTVRKGEAASHRNIGWEVFTDEIIKAVSEYRDHVVFILWGKPAQQKERLIDTSKHDVIKSVHPSPLSAYRGFFGSKPYSRANTYLEAHGETPIDWCGEEAQRG, encoded by the coding sequence ATGAATTGGTCAGAAGTATTTCATGATATAACAAACCGACATGACTTTAAAGAAATGCATGACTTTTTAGACAAAGAATATTCTACAAAAACTGTTTATCCAGATAAAGAAAATATTTATCAGGCTTTTGATTTAACACCTTTTGATAAGGTAAAGGTCGTAATTATCGGACAAGATCCGTATCATGGTCCAAAGCAAGCACATGGCTTAGCTTTTTCTGTTCAGCCGGAAGGTAAATTTCCGCCTTCCTTGCGGAATATGTATAAGGAATTAGAAGATGATATTGGATGCAAACGTACCGTTTCTCACTTGCAAGATTGGGCGAGAGAGGGTGTACTTCTTTTAAATACAGTACTTACTGTTCGTAAAGGTGAAGCTGCTTCACATCGTAATATCGGTTGGGAAGTGTTTACTGATGAAATTATTAAAGCAGTTTCAGAATATCGTGACCATGTGGTTTTCATATTATGGGGAAAACCTGCACAGCAAAAAGAGAGACTAATTGATACTTCTAAACATGATGTCATCAAGTCGGTACATCCGAGCCCGTTATCAGCTTATCGTGGTTTCTTCGGTTCTAAACCATACTCTAGAGCAAATACTTATTTAGAGGCACACGGTGAGACGCCGATTGATTGGTGCGGAGAGGAGGCGCAGCGTGGATAA
- a CDS encoding DUF5327 family protein codes for MDKDKIISLIEQELVQANEAESEADFQKHIYAIHTLTSLYADTRPKSDNNQNVKSRYNKTYQTSSSNKTGIKNTASHTVHSGITAAEIEAMGGKVSHSNSTSNTSTPPGNSNKMVTDDELGNGDSIFDF; via the coding sequence GTGGATAAAGATAAAATTATCTCGTTGATTGAGCAAGAACTCGTACAAGCAAATGAGGCGGAAAGTGAAGCGGATTTTCAAAAACATATTTATGCTATCCATACTTTAACTTCATTATATGCGGACACAAGACCAAAAAGTGATAACAATCAAAACGTGAAATCAAGATATAATAAAACGTATCAAACTTCTAGTTCCAATAAAACTGGAATTAAAAATACCGCTAGCCATACAGTACATTCAGGTATTACTGCAGCTGAGATTGAAGCGATGGGTGGGAAAGTATCTCATTCTAACTCGACATCAAATACATCGACACCGCCTGGAAATTCCAATAAAATGGTAACTGACGATGAACTCGGAAACGGTGATTCAATATTCGATTTCTAG
- a CDS encoding MFS transporter has protein sequence MRFDKNKINRVDASVAKRSVVATGIGNAMEWFDFGLYSYLAVIISKNFFSDVQNDQLKLVFTFATFAIAFLLRPVGGIIFGIIGDKFGRKIVLTITIVMMAISTVLIGCLPTYDQIGIWAPILLLIGRIIQGFSTGGEYAGAMVYVAETSPDNRRNSLGSGLEIGTLSGYIAASVLCGVLFFSLNDQQMAAWGWRIPFFFGLILGFVGLYLRTHLEETPIYENELSKQDERDKIGFWTSVRFYYKDIIVCFVMVVFFNVTNYMVTSYLPSYLEEVIGVKNGLVTVLITCIMAIMIPLALFYGKTADKIGDKKVMLFGLGGIILFSILAFWLINLKAIFPVAIGILILGIFLATYEGTMPGTLPTIFFTHIRYRTLAITFNVSVSLFGGTTPLIATALVAKTGNPLMPAFYLTAVSIVGFLVVLFMHTNTASRSLKGSYPNVDSDEDFKKAAENPKKSLWWVQEKRKREHESGIDMEGIN, from the coding sequence ATGCGTTTTGATAAAAACAAAATTAATCGCGTGGACGCCAGTGTGGCTAAAAGGAGCGTAGTCGCAACTGGTATAGGTAACGCTATGGAATGGTTCGATTTCGGACTTTATTCTTATTTAGCAGTTATTATTAGTAAGAACTTCTTTTCAGATGTTCAGAATGATCAATTAAAATTAGTATTTACATTTGCAACCTTTGCAATTGCATTTTTATTACGCCCTGTCGGAGGTATTATCTTCGGTATTATAGGTGATAAATTCGGACGGAAAATAGTATTGACTATCACGATTGTAATGATGGCTATTTCAACAGTACTCATCGGTTGTTTGCCGACATATGATCAAATCGGAATATGGGCTCCCATACTTTTATTGATAGGTAGAATTATCCAAGGGTTTTCAACTGGTGGAGAGTACGCTGGTGCTATGGTATATGTGGCAGAAACCTCACCAGATAATCGACGCAATTCATTAGGAAGCGGATTAGAAATCGGTACGCTATCCGGTTATATCGCAGCTTCAGTATTATGCGGCGTCTTGTTTTTCTCATTAAATGATCAACAAATGGCAGCATGGGGTTGGAGAATTCCATTCTTCTTCGGACTGATTTTAGGTTTTGTTGGTTTATACTTAAGAACACATTTAGAAGAAACACCTATTTATGAGAATGAATTATCTAAGCAAGATGAACGTGATAAAATCGGTTTTTGGACAAGCGTACGATTTTATTATAAAGACATCATTGTGTGTTTCGTAATGGTTGTCTTCTTTAACGTGACGAATTATATGGTTACATCCTATTTACCGTCGTACTTAGAAGAAGTTATAGGTGTCAAAAATGGCTTGGTCACTGTCTTAATCACTTGTATTATGGCAATTATGATTCCATTAGCGCTATTTTATGGTAAAACAGCAGATAAAATCGGAGATAAGAAAGTCATGCTGTTTGGTTTAGGCGGTATTATTCTATTCAGTATTTTGGCATTCTGGCTCATCAATTTAAAAGCTATTTTCCCAGTTGCTATTGGAATTTTAATCTTAGGTATTTTCCTTGCGACATATGAAGGAACAATGCCAGGTACATTACCGACGATATTCTTTACGCATATCCGGTACCGTACATTAGCCATTACTTTTAACGTTTCTGTTTCACTATTTGGAGGAACAACACCTTTAATCGCTACGGCTTTAGTTGCGAAAACAGGAAATCCTTTAATGCCGGCATTTTATCTAACAGCTGTCAGTATTGTAGGGTTCCTAGTAGTCCTCTTCATGCATACCAACACTGCATCTAGATCACTTAAAGGATCATATCCGAATGTGGATTCAGATGAAGACTTTAAAAAAGCAGCTGAGAATCCTAAAAAATCATTGTGGTGGGTTCAAGAGAAAAGAAAACGTGAACACGAGTCAGGAATTGACATGGAAGGTATTAATTAA
- the thiD gene encoding bifunctional hydroxymethylpyrimidine kinase/phosphomethylpyrimidine kinase, with protein MALKKVLTIAGSDTSAGAGMQADLKTFQELDTYGMVALAAVVTMDPKTWSHDVTPLPFDLFNKQLETAISIGPDAVKTGMLGSEEIIKRAGEAFTESGAKYFVVDPVMVCKGEDEVLNPGNTDAMIKYLLPKATVTTPNLFEAGQLSGLGTLKSIDDMKKAAKIIHDQGAENVIIKGGKALDQDKSYDLYYDGDKYYQLTTDMFQQSYNHGAGCTFAAATTANLANGQSPKDAVVNAKAFVASAIKNGWKMNEFVGPVDHGAYNRIEKIDVDVKEV; from the coding sequence ATGGCATTGAAAAAAGTATTAACAATTGCAGGCTCAGATACAAGCGCAGGCGCTGGCATGCAAGCAGATTTAAAAACGTTCCAAGAGTTGGACACTTACGGTATGGTAGCATTAGCTGCTGTAGTCACAATGGATCCTAAAACTTGGTCTCATGATGTTACACCGCTTCCATTTGATTTATTCAATAAACAATTGGAAACAGCAATTTCTATCGGACCAGACGCAGTCAAAACAGGTATGTTAGGTTCTGAAGAGATTATCAAACGTGCTGGTGAAGCCTTTACTGAATCTGGTGCGAAATACTTTGTAGTCGACCCAGTTATGGTCTGCAAAGGTGAAGACGAAGTATTGAATCCAGGCAATACAGACGCAATGATTAAATATCTATTGCCTAAAGCAACAGTTACAACACCAAACTTGTTCGAAGCAGGACAATTATCAGGTTTAGGCACACTAAAATCTATTGATGATATGAAAAAAGCAGCTAAAATAATTCACGACCAAGGCGCTGAAAATGTAATCATCAAAGGCGGCAAAGCGCTAGACCAAGATAAATCTTATGACTTGTATTATGATGGTGACAAATACTACCAATTAACAACAGATATGTTCCAACAAAGTTATAACCATGGCGCAGGCTGTACATTCGCTGCAGCAACAACTGCAAACTTAGCAAACGGCCAATCACCTAAAGATGCAGTTGTAAATGCGAAAGCATTCGTAGCTTCAGCAATTAAAAACGGTTGGAAAATGAATGAATTCGTTGGCCCCGTTGATCACGGTGCATATAATCGTATTGAAAAAATCGATGTAGATGTCAAAGAAGTATAA